The following proteins are co-located in the Shouchella hunanensis genome:
- a CDS encoding type II toxin-antitoxin system SpoIISA family toxin — protein MLLLYQILVWFSVSGLAFYVFASWKWEDATKRRLPFIRKIWYSLFTIGAALSWTLFPTSLFENWHHYLIVACLFVIIDAFVFLSAYVQRFGSNLFTIDTGQLIETNQEVLQLQEKRLKAFFRLLKSDTINVYFGGRDAYITGVREILMKFAEKTDIEANLFPFMTKAEKDHLLFHFSNRTVVSATLERQDVYYGEKDRLIFIPVILKREHYVIKLSSEERIIEYDALLFASLVAIYDLLSFNEEDENKAHQLM, from the coding sequence ATGCTGTTACTTTATCAAATTCTTGTATGGTTTAGCGTAAGTGGACTAGCTTTTTATGTGTTTGCTTCTTGGAAATGGGAAGATGCAACAAAAAGAAGACTTCCTTTTATACGAAAAATTTGGTATTCCTTATTTACAATCGGAGCAGCTTTATCGTGGACGCTATTCCCAACTAGTTTATTTGAAAACTGGCACCATTATCTCATTGTTGCATGTTTGTTTGTTATTATTGACGCCTTTGTCTTTTTAAGTGCTTACGTACAACGATTTGGGTCGAATTTATTTACAATTGATACTGGTCAGCTAATTGAAACAAACCAAGAAGTCTTGCAGCTTCAGGAAAAACGCTTAAAAGCCTTCTTCCGACTTTTAAAAAGTGACACAATTAACGTCTATTTTGGCGGGCGTGATGCATATATTACAGGTGTGCGAGAAATTTTAATGAAGTTCGCTGAGAAAACCGATATTGAAGCGAATCTTTTTCCTTTCATGACAAAGGCTGAAAAAGATCATCTTCTGTTTCATTTTTCAAATCGAACGGTTGTGAGTGCAACGCTTGAAAGGCAAGATGTGTATTACGGAGAAAAAGATCGCTTAATCTTTATCCCGGTTATCTTAAAAAGGGAGCATTATGTTATTAAGCTGTCGTCAGAAGAGCGAATTATTGAATACGATGCCTTATTATTTGCTTCTCTCGTCGCTATTTATGATTTACTTTCCTTTAATGAAGAGGATGAGAACAAGGCTCACCAATTGATGTAA
- a CDS encoding LLM class flavin-dependent oxidoreductase, whose amino-acid sequence MKLSILDQVPRSSESTNEIALKETADLALAAENLGYHRYWIAEHHDLDALLSPSPEILIAYIGAKTYSIRLGAGAILLPHYQPYKVAENFNMLANLFPGRIDLGLGRSPGGSAEASEALSENFIENVHQMDEKTETLMHFLRRDFPEAHRFATLKAAPVPYEKPQVFMLGTSEKSAHLASKHHLNYVYGHFMNGEEGKHVLNAFRSKKKDGQAFACVSVLCADTQEEAELLHRSVRVWQAFHSMNQPIGAIPTKSEAAYLLNQLDAETREQIEKRESTTIVGDKITVKTKLDELSEALQIEELMVLTHAPELRDRLHSYRLLTEIYPQLVSL is encoded by the coding sequence ATGAAACTTAGTATCCTCGATCAAGTACCACGTTCATCTGAATCAACAAATGAGATTGCGCTAAAAGAAACAGCTGATTTAGCATTAGCTGCTGAAAATCTGGGCTATCACCGCTATTGGATTGCCGAACACCATGATTTAGATGCGCTCCTGTCGCCATCGCCTGAGATTTTAATTGCTTATATCGGTGCAAAAACCTATTCCATCCGATTAGGCGCTGGAGCGATATTATTACCACATTATCAACCGTACAAAGTTGCTGAAAATTTCAACATGCTCGCCAACTTGTTTCCTGGCAGAATTGATTTAGGTTTAGGGCGTTCGCCTGGTGGATCAGCTGAAGCATCAGAAGCATTGTCTGAAAATTTCATTGAAAATGTTCATCAAATGGATGAGAAGACAGAAACGTTAATGCACTTTTTAAGACGTGATTTTCCTGAAGCACATCGTTTTGCTACGTTAAAAGCAGCACCTGTGCCTTATGAAAAGCCACAGGTCTTTATGCTGGGTACGTCTGAGAAAAGCGCTCATTTAGCAAGTAAACATCATCTTAATTATGTTTACGGTCATTTTATGAATGGTGAAGAGGGGAAGCATGTTTTAAACGCATTTCGCAGCAAGAAAAAGGATGGACAAGCATTTGCTTGCGTGTCAGTTCTTTGTGCAGATACACAAGAAGAAGCTGAATTGTTGCATCGCTCAGTACGAGTGTGGCAAGCATTTCACTCAATGAACCAGCCTATCGGTGCGATTCCAACTAAGAGTGAAGCGGCTTATTTATTAAACCAGCTTGATGCGGAAACACGAGAACAGATAGAGAAGAGAGAGTCAACGACAATTGTTGGGGACAAGATAACGGTAAAAACAAAGCTTGATGAACTCTCAGAGGCCTTACAAATAGAAGAATTAATGGTGTTAACCCACGCTCCAGAGCTTCGTGATCGCTTGCACTCCTATCGCTTACTTACAGAAATTTATCCACAGCTTGTCTCATTATAA
- a CDS encoding PLP-dependent cysteine synthase family protein translates to MDVHFHIHELIGKTPIVELRSFPIPQNVRLFAKLESYNPGGSIKDRLGKQLLYAALESKKISPKGTIIEPTAGNTGIALALAAIGTEVNVIAVVPTSFSLEKQQLIRGLGATVINTPSEEGIKGAIKKAQELKATISDSYCPLQFQNPENPLTYYKTLGPELYAQLNGQIDVFLAGAGSCGTFQGTAAYLKEQNPDIDTVVVQPEGSILDGGTIGPHRTEGIGMEFIPHYVVPSLFDRIHTIPDDRAFLRVRELAKQEGILVGSSSGAVFEAALKEAREATTPKNIVMIFADGSDRYLSKGIYEEDTI, encoded by the coding sequence ATGGATGTTCATTTTCATATTCACGAACTCATTGGAAAAACACCGATTGTTGAATTACGTTCGTTTCCTATTCCTCAAAATGTACGCTTGTTTGCTAAATTAGAAAGCTATAATCCTGGTGGAAGTATTAAAGATCGCTTAGGCAAACAATTGCTGTATGCTGCTTTAGAGAGCAAGAAGATTAGTCCAAAAGGGACAATTATTGAACCAACAGCCGGGAATACTGGCATTGCATTAGCTTTGGCAGCAATTGGAACGGAAGTAAATGTAATAGCTGTCGTCCCAACATCCTTTAGTCTCGAGAAGCAACAGCTTATTCGCGGCTTAGGTGCAACGGTCATTAATACACCTAGCGAAGAGGGAATAAAAGGGGCCATAAAAAAAGCGCAAGAATTAAAAGCAACAATAAGCGATTCCTATTGCCCACTTCAATTTCAGAACCCTGAAAACCCATTAACGTACTATAAAACACTTGGTCCAGAATTATATGCTCAACTAAATGGTCAAATTGACGTCTTTCTTGCAGGTGCGGGATCGTGTGGAACGTTTCAAGGAACAGCTGCATATCTAAAAGAACAGAACCCAGATATTGATACAGTTGTTGTTCAGCCAGAAGGATCGATACTCGATGGCGGCACAATCGGACCCCATCGAACAGAAGGAATTGGTATGGAGTTTATTCCACATTATGTGGTTCCATCATTATTTGATCGTATTCATACGATTCCAGATGACCGAGCATTTCTTCGCGTCCGTGAGTTAGCGAAGCAAGAAGGGATTTTAGTAGGAAGTTCATCAGGTGCTGTGTTTGAAGCTGCTTTAAAAGAAGCGCGAGAAGCGACAACTCCGAAGAATATTGTGATGATCTTTGCTGATGGCTCAGATCGATACTTAAGTAAAGGGATTTATGAGGAGGATACGATTTGA
- a CDS encoding bifunctional cystathionine gamma-lyase/homocysteine desulfhydrase, translating to MRQKTKLIHGGKGIDQATGAVNQAIQLSSTFKQTQIGTFHYEYGRTGNPTREALEKLLADIEEGEHGFAFASGMAAITAVMKIFSPGDHIIITDDVYGGTYRFFTQFLEKETISITFVDTSDVTAVEEAIRKETKAVFIETPTNPLLKITDLSKIGQVANDHGLLFIIDNTFATPYFQNPLRYGADIVIHSATKYLGGHSDVIAGAVVVRENALAAKLAYIQNATGAVLGPHDAYLLMRGIKTLGVRMEEIETNTRQLVKFLQSHPNVDEIYYPGLVNHPGHATHALQSRGFGGIVSFTTKSDELALQTVERTRYFTLAESLGAVESLISIPAKMTHASIPKERREELGIKDSLIRLSIGLEDVEDLAEDLEIALTEQNGC from the coding sequence TTGAGACAGAAAACAAAACTGATCCACGGTGGTAAAGGAATCGATCAAGCAACTGGTGCTGTTAATCAAGCAATTCAACTTTCTAGCACATTTAAGCAAACACAAATCGGAACATTTCACTATGAGTATGGAAGAACAGGCAACCCTACGAGAGAAGCACTTGAAAAATTACTAGCGGATATCGAGGAAGGCGAACATGGTTTTGCGTTTGCATCAGGTATGGCAGCGATTACGGCAGTAATGAAAATATTTTCGCCTGGCGATCATATCATTATTACGGACGATGTCTATGGAGGTACGTATCGTTTTTTTACACAGTTTCTTGAAAAAGAAACCATTTCGATTACGTTCGTTGACACAAGTGATGTGACGGCAGTAGAAGAAGCGATACGAAAGGAAACAAAAGCCGTATTTATTGAGACGCCAACAAATCCTTTGCTTAAAATTACAGACCTTAGTAAAATAGGTCAAGTAGCAAACGACCATGGACTTCTCTTTATTATTGATAATACGTTTGCAACGCCTTATTTTCAAAATCCGTTACGATATGGAGCGGATATTGTTATTCATAGTGCTACAAAGTATCTAGGTGGTCATAGCGATGTGATTGCAGGCGCAGTGGTTGTGAGAGAGAACGCCCTTGCAGCAAAACTTGCGTACATTCAAAATGCCACTGGAGCTGTTCTTGGACCTCATGACGCGTATCTCTTAATGAGAGGCATTAAGACATTAGGTGTGCGTATGGAGGAAATTGAAACGAATACACGCCAGTTAGTGAAATTTCTTCAAAGTCATCCGAATGTGGATGAGATTTATTATCCTGGATTAGTAAACCATCCGGGGCATGCAACACATGCTTTACAATCTCGCGGGTTTGGTGGAATCGTTTCGTTCACAACAAAATCTGATGAGCTTGCTTTACAAACGGTCGAGCGAACACGCTATTTTACGTTAGCAGAAAGTTTAGGTGCAGTAGAGAGCTTAATTTCAATTCCGGCAAAAATGACCCATGCTTCTATTCCGAAAGAGCGGCGAGAAGAGTTGGGTATTAAAGATTCTCTTATTCGATTGTCGATCGGATTAGAGGATGTAGAAGATTTGGCAGAAGATTTGGAAATTGCGTTAACAGAACAGAATGGCTGCTAA
- a CDS encoding exodeoxyribonuclease III has product MKFISWNVNGIRACVKKGFLDFFHHVDADFFCLQEIKMQEGQLELDLPGYQQYWNYAERKGYSGTAIFTKHTPLKVHYGLGEDFHDDEGRVITLEYEQFYLITMYTPNAKRDLSRLSYRMEWEQEVNAYIEKLQEQKPVILCGDLNVAREGIDVKNDRANIGNAGFTEEERGKLEELINHGFIDSYRYFYPTDDESFTWWSYMAKVRERNIGWRIDYFLLHERLVPQLKDAVIYAHIYGSDHCPVGIELKEGSE; this is encoded by the coding sequence ATGAAGTTTATTTCATGGAATGTTAATGGTATTCGCGCATGTGTTAAAAAAGGGTTTCTCGATTTTTTCCATCATGTTGATGCGGATTTCTTTTGTTTACAAGAAATAAAAATGCAAGAAGGACAGCTAGAGCTTGACCTACCAGGCTACCAACAGTACTGGAATTACGCTGAGCGAAAAGGTTATTCTGGCACTGCTATTTTTACAAAGCACACTCCGTTAAAGGTTCACTACGGTTTAGGGGAGGATTTCCATGATGATGAAGGACGCGTCATTACCCTTGAATATGAACAATTTTACTTAATAACTATGTATACGCCAAACGCAAAACGCGATTTAAGTCGGCTTTCTTATCGAATGGAATGGGAACAAGAGGTAAATGCTTATATCGAAAAACTGCAGGAGCAGAAGCCTGTTATATTGTGCGGCGATTTAAACGTGGCCCGAGAAGGAATTGATGTGAAAAATGATCGTGCGAATATTGGAAACGCAGGTTTTACAGAGGAAGAGCGCGGCAAGCTAGAAGAACTAATAAATCACGGATTTATTGATTCCTATCGCTATTTCTACCCAACAGATGATGAATCGTTTACATGGTGGTCGTATATGGCAAAAGTGAGAGAGCGAAATATTGGATGGCGGATTGATTATTTTTTACTGCATGAGCGACTCGTTCCACAATTAAAAGACGCAGTCATTTACGCACATATCTATGGTAGTGATCATTGCCCAGTCGGAATAGAATTAAAAGAAGGAAGCGAATGA
- a CDS encoding YebC/PmpR family DNA-binding transcriptional regulator — translation MGRKWNNIKEKKASKDANTSKIYAKFGREIYVVAKQGEPDPEANQALKVVLERAKTYNVPKAIIERALEKAKGGADENYDQLRYEGFGPNGSMLIVDALTNNVNRTASDVRAAFGKNGGNMGVSGSVSYMFDHTAVIAFEGKTADETLELLLEADLDARDILEEDNIIIIYAEPDQLQAVQEALKQAGVNEFNLVETSMLPQTELSLGEEDEKQLEKLIDALDDLEDVQQVYHNVALSED, via the coding sequence ATGGGGCGTAAATGGAATAACATTAAGGAAAAAAAAGCGTCAAAGGATGCGAATACAAGTAAGATTTATGCAAAGTTTGGACGCGAAATTTATGTTGTCGCAAAGCAAGGAGAGCCGGATCCTGAAGCCAATCAAGCGTTAAAAGTCGTACTAGAACGAGCTAAAACATATAATGTCCCGAAAGCGATCATCGAGCGAGCATTAGAAAAAGCAAAAGGTGGCGCTGATGAAAATTATGATCAGTTGCGATATGAAGGTTTTGGCCCAAATGGCTCGATGCTAATCGTTGACGCATTAACAAATAATGTGAACCGTACAGCTTCTGATGTGCGCGCCGCATTTGGGAAAAATGGAGGGAATATGGGTGTTAGCGGTTCTGTTTCCTACATGTTTGACCACACAGCAGTCATAGCATTTGAAGGAAAAACAGCAGACGAAACACTTGAACTATTACTAGAGGCAGATTTAGACGCCAGAGATATTTTAGAAGAAGACAATATTATTATTATTTATGCTGAACCAGATCAACTTCAAGCTGTTCAAGAGGCGTTAAAACAAGCAGGTGTGAATGAATTCAACCTCGTTGAAACCTCCATGCTGCCACAAACGGAATTATCTTTAGGGGAAGAAGATGAAAAACAGCTTGAAAAATTAATTGATGCATTAGATGATTTAGAAGACGTTCAGCAAGTCTATCACAATGTCGCGTTAAGTGAAGACTAA
- a CDS encoding DUF3784 domain-containing protein, which translates to MIVVYGTIIGVIGILMIVFSLVILKTKKYQYLSGFATRSKEEQEQLIKKDLPRKQATLMLWTSVLLLLLLIPVLFSVPGALPFQLLVYLISLLGGLTYLSRYELAGKRKRAYIVNGGIATITVGIVGSVFFLGAQAHDFVIHEDSIEITGPYGSKWPIAELDNVEKIEERPSMTRLNGIGTPDVSKGHFRRQYDRERVLVFRKGTESDYLHLQFQDQEIYVNAPSNEQLDEWYEALISRR; encoded by the coding sequence GTGATCGTCGTGTATGGAACGATTATAGGTGTCATTGGGATACTGATGATTGTTTTTAGTTTAGTGATACTAAAAACAAAAAAATATCAGTATTTATCAGGCTTCGCAACGAGAAGTAAAGAAGAACAGGAGCAATTGATCAAAAAAGACTTGCCACGAAAGCAAGCCACTCTCATGCTATGGACGAGTGTACTACTTCTGCTTTTACTCATTCCTGTTTTGTTTTCCGTTCCGGGGGCTCTCCCATTCCAATTGCTTGTTTATTTAATATCGTTACTTGGTGGATTAACCTATTTGTCGCGATATGAACTGGCAGGAAAGCGAAAGCGTGCTTACATAGTAAATGGTGGAATTGCAACAATTACTGTGGGCATAGTCGGAAGCGTCTTTTTCTTAGGAGCACAAGCACACGATTTCGTTATACATGAGGATTCAATTGAAATTACCGGTCCTTACGGCTCTAAATGGCCAATTGCCGAGCTCGATAACGTCGAAAAAATTGAAGAACGCCCTTCTATGACAAGATTAAATGGTATCGGTACACCAGATGTGTCAAAAGGTCATTTTCGGCGGCAGTATGATCGAGAACGAGTATTAGTCTTTAGAAAGGGAACGGAATCGGACTATTTACACTTACAATTTCAAGATCAAGAGATTTACGTCAATGCGCCGTCAAATGAACAATTAGATGAGTGGTATGAAGCATTAATCAGCCGACGGTAG
- a CDS encoding 5-formyltetrahydrofolate cyclo-ligase: protein MNKQEIREHVWEQMMNEKVARFPFPIKGRIPNFKGAEAAAEWIRQTELYKQATIIKVNPDSPQLPLRASILADGKILFVPTPRLKDGFIQVKPEWVPPNEYRKAASLTHIKSYGKVIPLKDLPQIDLMVMGSVAVDRKGRRIGKGAGYADREYAILRELGQKEMPVFTTIHSSQLIETDLPLNPYDVTMDYIATEKELIPTHSTHPKPTGILWDQVPDTDLSDMPILQELKTLKNS from the coding sequence ATGAATAAACAAGAAATTAGAGAACACGTATGGGAACAGATGATGAATGAAAAAGTAGCACGCTTTCCTTTTCCAATTAAAGGACGTATCCCAAATTTTAAAGGCGCCGAAGCTGCTGCCGAATGGATACGTCAAACAGAGCTTTACAAGCAAGCAACCATCATTAAGGTCAATCCTGATTCTCCCCAACTACCATTAAGAGCATCCATTTTAGCTGATGGAAAGATCTTATTTGTGCCCACACCACGATTAAAAGATGGCTTTATCCAAGTGAAGCCAGAGTGGGTTCCACCAAATGAATACCGAAAAGCAGCTAGTTTAACGCATATAAAATCGTACGGAAAAGTAATCCCCCTTAAGGATTTGCCGCAAATCGACTTGATGGTCATGGGGTCTGTTGCTGTTGATCGAAAGGGACGTCGCATTGGAAAAGGTGCAGGTTATGCAGATCGAGAATATGCCATCCTAAGAGAACTTGGTCAAAAAGAAATGCCAGTTTTTACAACGATTCATTCTTCACAGCTGATCGAGACCGACCTCCCACTCAATCCGTATGATGTTACTATGGACTACATCGCCACAGAAAAAGAACTCATTCCAACCCACAGCACTCACCCTAAGCCGACCGGTATTTTATGGGATCAAGTACCTGATACTGATCTATCCGATATGCCCATTTTACAAGAGTTAAAGACGCTAAAAAACAGCTGA
- a CDS encoding ATP-grasp domain-containing protein, with the protein MKIYVIHENEEWSAPLFNRLEEIGVPYENWNLSAGSINLQEAPPEGVFYNRMSASSHTRGHRFAPELTSAVLVWLEQYGRTVINDSRALRLELSKVVQYAELEKEGVKTPKTIVAVGKEQLFEASKAFENEPFITKHNRAGKGLGVQLFQSRAALRAYLDSEAFEEPVDGITLLQQYFESEEPYITRCEFVGGEFIYAVKVNTSDGFELCPADACSIENLYCPVGEEPSSKFVIDPSFSEPFIEDYKRVLQRNGIQIAGIECIKDKDGVFYTYDINTNTNYNGEAEEKANQYGMLEIATFLQTTLTHVKSCT; encoded by the coding sequence ATGAAGATTTATGTTATTCATGAAAATGAGGAATGGTCCGCACCATTGTTTAATCGGTTAGAAGAAATAGGTGTCCCGTATGAAAACTGGAATCTATCAGCTGGATCTATCAATTTGCAAGAGGCACCACCTGAAGGGGTCTTTTATAATCGTATGAGTGCATCTTCCCACACAAGAGGCCATCGATTTGCACCTGAACTAACAAGTGCTGTACTCGTCTGGCTAGAGCAGTATGGCCGAACCGTAATTAACGATTCGCGTGCATTACGATTAGAATTGAGTAAAGTCGTTCAGTACGCAGAATTGGAGAAAGAAGGCGTGAAAACGCCAAAAACGATTGTGGCAGTAGGGAAAGAACAGCTATTTGAAGCAAGTAAAGCATTCGAAAACGAACCGTTTATTACAAAGCACAATCGAGCTGGAAAAGGTCTTGGGGTGCAGTTATTTCAATCAAGAGCAGCATTAAGAGCGTATCTTGATAGTGAAGCATTTGAAGAGCCTGTTGATGGAATCACATTGTTGCAGCAATATTTTGAATCAGAAGAGCCGTATATTACTAGATGCGAATTTGTTGGTGGTGAATTCATTTATGCTGTAAAAGTGAACACGTCTGACGGTTTTGAACTATGTCCAGCCGATGCATGCTCTATCGAAAATCTTTACTGTCCAGTTGGGGAAGAGCCAAGTTCAAAATTTGTTATTGATCCAAGTTTTTCTGAACCTTTTATTGAAGATTATAAACGTGTTCTTCAGCGTAATGGTATCCAAATAGCAGGAATTGAATGTATAAAAGATAAAGATGGCGTGTTTTATACGTATGATATTAATACAAATACGAATTACAACGGAGAGGCTGAGGAGAAAGCAAACCAATATGGGATGTTAGAGATAGCAACGTTTCTACAAACAACATTAACGCATGTTAAATCATGCACTTAA
- a CDS encoding metal-sulfur cluster assembly factor, producing MPTEQELQETKDRVMAELENVMDPELGIDIVNLGLVYDVHLDENINAEVEMTLTAMGCPLAGTIVSDVKNSLKELQELGELGNVDVNIVWSPPWTKDKMSRYAKIALGVTD from the coding sequence ATGCCGACAGAACAAGAATTGCAGGAAACAAAAGATCGCGTAATGGCTGAGCTTGAAAACGTCATGGATCCCGAACTCGGCATCGACATCGTGAATCTTGGTCTTGTATACGATGTTCACTTAGATGAGAACATAAATGCTGAAGTTGAGATGACGCTAACCGCTATGGGCTGTCCGTTAGCTGGGACGATTGTATCCGACGTGAAAAATTCTCTTAAAGAGCTTCAGGAATTAGGTGAGCTTGGCAACGTTGATGTCAACATTGTATGGAGCCCACCGTGGACAAAAGATAAAATGTCTCGATATGCGAAGATTGCATTAGGTGTTACCGATTAA
- a CDS encoding NAD(P)H-binding protein: MANKPVIAISGASGYIGKNLIKQLKDKAHIIALSRSIEHKEHTDDLTWRQADLFSLGDAESALEGVDYAVYLVHSMLPSARLTQARFEDMDFILADNFAQAATKNNVKQIIYLSGIIPENEKELSRHLESRREVETVLNAYDVPVTTVRAGLIVGPSGSSFPIVKKLVKRLPFMALPKWTRQKTQPVALPDVLHALDGSIGNTDVSGRSFDVAGPEVMTYREMMIETADVMGKKRHMLNVPFMSVKLSRLWVSVTTGTPKEMVYPLIESLVHPMVAEASRMQPDLSYGKTTFRDAALAAIEEENAQQKKPTAKKKKEVKKIADVRSIQRVPLPDNYSADWLGRYYLQWLEKQGRPFLNAKSDHSDKTAIYLLNKKLLEFTYANERSHEQRALYYITGGAFANVNAEPGRGRMEFRKIPYKNECIIAIHEYQPSLPWILYTLTQAKMHIWVMFLFKRHLQRMIKTNQRLSETHEQFLLTRPK; the protein is encoded by the coding sequence ATGGCAAATAAACCGGTCATTGCGATAAGTGGCGCTAGCGGCTATATTGGGAAGAACTTAATTAAACAATTGAAAGATAAAGCCCATATCATTGCTTTGTCTCGCTCCATTGAGCACAAGGAGCATACAGATGACCTCACATGGAGACAAGCTGACTTATTTTCTCTTGGCGATGCAGAATCTGCTTTAGAAGGAGTAGATTACGCTGTCTACCTTGTACATTCCATGCTGCCGTCCGCACGTTTAACACAAGCAAGATTTGAAGATATGGATTTTATTCTTGCAGACAATTTTGCTCAAGCTGCGACGAAGAATAACGTTAAACAAATCATTTATTTGAGTGGCATTATACCTGAAAACGAAAAGGAGCTATCTCGACATTTAGAAAGCCGTCGTGAAGTGGAAACAGTACTGAATGCGTATGATGTTCCTGTCACAACCGTACGCGCCGGTCTCATCGTTGGACCTAGTGGCTCCTCTTTTCCAATTGTGAAAAAATTGGTCAAACGCCTCCCTTTTATGGCGCTACCAAAATGGACAAGACAAAAAACACAGCCAGTCGCTTTACCAGATGTTCTCCATGCTTTAGATGGATCAATTGGCAACACAGACGTTTCTGGCCGTTCGTTTGACGTTGCTGGCCCAGAAGTGATGACGTACCGAGAAATGATGATAGAAACAGCCGATGTAATGGGGAAAAAACGCCATATGCTAAACGTCCCCTTTATGTCTGTTAAGCTATCTAGATTATGGGTATCTGTGACAACAGGAACGCCAAAAGAAATGGTTTATCCATTAATCGAAAGTTTAGTTCACCCAATGGTTGCTGAAGCGTCACGCATGCAGCCAGATCTTAGTTATGGTAAAACAACTTTTCGCGATGCTGCACTTGCTGCGATAGAAGAAGAGAATGCCCAACAAAAAAAACCTACTGCGAAAAAGAAAAAAGAAGTTAAAAAAATTGCCGACGTTCGGTCCATTCAACGTGTACCGCTCCCAGATAATTATAGTGCTGACTGGTTAGGTCGCTACTATTTACAATGGCTAGAAAAGCAAGGACGTCCTTTTCTCAATGCTAAAAGTGATCACTCTGATAAGACAGCCATTTATTTGCTGAATAAAAAGCTGCTTGAGTTTACCTATGCCAACGAACGGAGTCATGAGCAACGCGCCCTTTATTATATAACAGGAGGAGCCTTCGCAAACGTTAATGCTGAACCTGGAAGAGGTCGAATGGAATTCCGCAAAATTCCATACAAGAATGAATGCATTATTGCTATTCATGAATACCAGCCTTCACTTCCGTGGATCCTTTATACATTGACACAGGCAAAAATGCATATATGGGTCATGTTTTTATTTAAACGTCATTTACAGCGGATGATTAAAACCAATCAACGGCTTTCAGAAACACATGAGCAGTTTCTTTTAACTCGTCCTAAATGA